The proteins below are encoded in one region of Paenibacillus sp. YYML68:
- a CDS encoding GNAT family N-acetyltransferase, which yields MEHRKILHTYTVPYLDSVIVIEGPIEPNRLRAYSMHADLDAFRRPKEQFEALLEIAELPEGRIIAARHGDVIVGYVTFHYPDELERWSEGQMDDLIELGAIEVANDYRGLGLGKKMIQLAFMDEQLENVITFTTEYYWHWDLEQSGLNVWEYRDMMEKLMKSVDMVWYATDDPEICSHPANCLMVRIGKYVPLSSVEQFDRVRFRQRFMY from the coding sequence ATGGAGCATCGCAAAATACTGCACACCTACACCGTCCCTTATCTCGACAGCGTTATCGTCATCGAAGGTCCGATCGAGCCGAATCGGCTGCGAGCGTATTCGATGCACGCCGACCTCGATGCGTTCCGACGCCCGAAGGAACAGTTCGAGGCTCTCCTCGAGATCGCGGAGCTGCCTGAGGGGCGCATCATCGCAGCACGTCACGGGGACGTGATCGTCGGCTATGTCACCTTCCATTACCCCGACGAGCTGGAGCGCTGGTCTGAGGGTCAGATGGACGATCTGATCGAGCTTGGTGCCATCGAGGTGGCGAACGATTATCGGGGACTCGGCCTCGGCAAAAAAATGATTCAGCTCGCCTTCATGGACGAGCAGCTGGAGAACGTCATCACCTTTACGACCGAATATTATTGGCATTGGGACCTGGAGCAGAGCGGACTGAACGTGTGGGAATACCGCGATATGATGGAGAAGCTGATGAAGAGCGTTGATATGGTCTGGTATGCTACCGACGATCCGGAAATATGCTCCCATCCAGCCAATTGCTTAATGGTTCGAATCGGCAAATATGTACCGCTGTCCTCCGTCGAGCAATTCGATCGGGTCCGATTCAGACAGCGGTTTATGTACTAG
- a CDS encoding acetoin utilization protein AcuC: MKSESNPTALFIYDEHETAYRFNDSHPFNQKRLQLTVDLLMKAGALTPSYTVPTSPAAEELLQLVHTQDYIEAVKALSEETPSAGWSSKAGQYGLDTEDTPYFCSMHDITRHVVGGSVHAVDAVMSGTVKHALHLGGGLHHAMPNKGAGFCVYNDAAVAIAHAKQKYGARVLYVDTDVHHGDGVQWAFYTDPSICTFSIHETGKYLFPGTGAANERGDDAGFGTCVNVPMEPFTEDDSWLECFEETLSRTIAHFKPDLIVSQHGCDAHAFDPLAHIHCSMRIYHRMPQLLLQLAEQYCSGRWVALGGGGYDIWRVVPRAWSLLWLVMSGHPIAEQLAQSPELPLPDEWIRAWQPHCELPLPTTWLDPVHTWEPMPRRKEITEKNRQVVSLSMLYHS; encoded by the coding sequence ATGAAATCGGAATCGAATCCTACAGCATTATTTATTTATGATGAGCATGAAACGGCGTACCGCTTCAATGACAGCCATCCATTCAACCAGAAGCGACTACAGCTCACTGTTGATCTGCTCATGAAGGCTGGAGCACTGACACCTAGCTACACCGTTCCGACATCTCCTGCCGCGGAGGAGCTGCTGCAGCTCGTCCATACGCAGGACTATATTGAAGCGGTGAAGGCGCTCAGCGAGGAGACACCGTCGGCTGGCTGGTCATCGAAGGCGGGACAGTATGGTCTCGATACCGAGGACACCCCCTACTTCTGCAGCATGCATGACATAACACGGCACGTCGTCGGAGGTTCCGTTCATGCTGTGGATGCAGTCATGAGCGGCACCGTGAAGCACGCCCTCCATCTTGGAGGCGGACTGCATCACGCGATGCCAAACAAGGGTGCGGGCTTCTGCGTGTATAACGATGCCGCGGTTGCCATCGCCCATGCGAAGCAGAAGTACGGAGCGCGCGTGCTCTATGTCGATACCGACGTGCATCACGGAGACGGCGTACAGTGGGCGTTCTACACCGATCCGAGCATCTGTACGTTTTCGATTCATGAAACAGGTAAATACTTGTTCCCCGGTACTGGAGCCGCGAATGAGCGCGGCGACGATGCCGGGTTCGGCACCTGTGTGAACGTTCCGATGGAACCGTTTACGGAGGATGACTCGTGGCTGGAATGCTTCGAAGAGACACTAAGCCGTACGATCGCACATTTCAAGCCAGACCTGATCGTCTCCCAGCACGGCTGTGACGCGCATGCGTTCGATCCTCTCGCCCATATTCACTGTAGCATGCGGATCTACCACCGCATGCCGCAGCTACTGCTTCAGCTGGCTGAGCAATACTGCAGTGGCCGCTGGGTCGCGCTCGGCGGGGGTGGCTATGACATCTGGCGCGTCGTACCGCGAGCGTGGAGCCTACTATGGCTCGTCATGAGCGGCCATCCGATCGCCGAGCAGCTCGCACAATCGCCAGAGCTACCGCTGCCGGACGAGTGGATTCGAGCTTGGCAGCCCCATTGCGAGCTTCCGCTGCCCACGACATGGCTAGACCCGGTGCATACGTGGGAGCCGATGCCACGACGCAAGGAGATTACCGAGAAGAATCGGCAGGTGGTCTCCTTATCGATGCTGTACCACAGCTAG
- a CDS encoding alpha/beta fold hydrolase yields the protein MAFMTINGTRIYYRMRGQGIPLVLIHPPLLTSSVFDRQLEELSDMFQVITFDARGHGRSDYSRIPISYGLLAEDIVQLLDVLQIKKAYIGGYSTGGSVALEALLTASDRFWGGILISAMSEVSTPVLSGEVWLARLLSGMRAKRLLASAISYGNADSFSQYRLLYESAMRGDIRNIHQYYRFSYLYNCSDRLHEIQLPTLLIYGDKDKRFTGYAQLLHRGLASSSLVMVKGAKHQLPTKEARRLHFAVREWVKEHQAELEPVTRERLLQVVKQGAVPMEPWVYDAGEDIHYI from the coding sequence ATGGCATTCATGACCATTAACGGTACTCGCATCTACTACCGCATGAGGGGGCAAGGAATTCCGCTCGTGCTGATTCATCCGCCTCTATTGACGTCTTCGGTATTCGATCGACAGCTGGAAGAGCTGTCGGACATGTTCCAGGTGATCACCTTCGATGCTCGCGGGCACGGCCGTAGCGACTACTCGCGCATACCGATCTCATACGGGCTGCTAGCAGAGGATATCGTTCAGCTGCTGGATGTGCTCCAGATTAAGAAGGCATATATTGGAGGCTATTCGACGGGAGGCTCGGTCGCTCTGGAAGCACTGCTCACTGCCTCGGACCGATTCTGGGGCGGTATATTGATCAGCGCAATGTCAGAGGTGAGCACGCCTGTACTGAGCGGCGAGGTGTGGCTGGCACGCCTGCTGTCGGGCATGCGGGCGAAGCGCTTGCTGGCGTCTGCCATATCGTACGGCAATGCCGATAGCTTCAGTCAATATCGGCTGCTGTACGAATCGGCGATGCGCGGCGATATTCGTAACATTCATCAATATTACCGATTCAGCTACTTATACAATTGCTCGGATCGGCTGCACGAGATTCAACTCCCGACGCTTCTCATATACGGGGATAAGGACAAGCGCTTTACCGGCTATGCCCAGCTGCTGCATCGAGGCCTCGCGAGCTCCTCGCTCGTGATGGTGAAGGGCGCGAAGCATCAGCTGCCGACCAAGGAGGCACGCAGACTCCACTTCGCAGTACGCGAGTGGGTGAAGGAGCATCAGGCTGAGCTGGAGCCTGTGACTCGGGAACGGCTTCTGCAGGTGGTGAAGCAGGGCGCTGTCCCTATGGAGCCATGGGTATATGATGCGGGCGAAGATATTCACTACATCTAG
- a CDS encoding glycine--tRNA ligase, whose protein sequence is MSSVTMDQVVALAKHRGFIFPGSEIYGGLANTWDYGPLGVELKNNIKRAWWKKFIQESPYNVGLDAAILMNPQAWVASGHVGNFNDPMIDCKKCKVRHRADKLIENALSDKGIEMIVDGLSFADMEKLIAEHQIVCPDCGAMDYTEIRQFNLMFKTFQGVTESSSNVVYLRPETAQGIFVNFKNVQRTMRKKLPFGIGQIGKSFRNEITPGNFTFRTREFEQMELEFFCKPGEDMQWFEYWRAFCRDWLLGLGMKEESIRLRDHSDDELSHYSNATTDIEYRFPFGWGELWGIADRTDFDLKQHMEHSGQDLSYLDQETNEKCVPYCIEPSLGADRVTLAFLINSFEEQKLEGDDSRTVLHLHPALAPYKAAIFPLSKKLSEGAHKVFADLAKHYLVDYDETGSIGKRYRRHDEIGTPFCITFDFESEQDGQVTVRDRDTMEQTRMPISELKTFLDSKIEF, encoded by the coding sequence ATGTCTTCCGTTACTATGGATCAAGTGGTCGCTCTGGCGAAGCACAGAGGATTTATATTTCCAGGCTCCGAAATTTATGGAGGTCTCGCGAATACGTGGGATTACGGCCCGCTCGGCGTCGAGCTGAAGAACAATATCAAGCGCGCATGGTGGAAGAAGTTCATCCAGGAGTCGCCTTATAACGTCGGTCTGGATGCGGCGATTCTGATGAATCCGCAGGCCTGGGTCGCGTCTGGTCACGTCGGTAACTTCAACGATCCGATGATCGACTGTAAGAAGTGTAAGGTTCGCCACCGTGCGGACAAGCTGATCGAGAACGCGCTGTCGGACAAGGGCATCGAGATGATCGTGGACGGCTTGTCGTTCGCCGACATGGAGAAGCTGATCGCTGAGCATCAGATCGTATGTCCGGATTGCGGCGCGATGGATTATACCGAGATTCGTCAGTTCAACCTGATGTTCAAGACGTTCCAGGGTGTAACCGAGTCGAGCTCGAACGTCGTGTACCTGCGTCCGGAGACGGCGCAAGGCATCTTCGTGAACTTCAAGAATGTGCAGCGCACGATGCGCAAGAAGCTGCCATTCGGAATCGGTCAGATCGGTAAGAGCTTCCGTAACGAAATTACGCCGGGTAACTTCACATTCCGTACGCGTGAGTTCGAGCAGATGGAGCTTGAATTTTTCTGCAAGCCGGGCGAGGATATGCAATGGTTCGAATATTGGCGCGCGTTCTGCCGCGATTGGCTGCTCGGCCTCGGCATGAAGGAAGAGAGCATCCGTCTGCGTGACCATTCCGATGATGAGCTGTCGCACTACAGTAATGCGACGACAGATATTGAGTATCGGTTCCCATTCGGCTGGGGCGAGCTGTGGGGGATTGCAGACCGTACAGACTTCGACCTGAAGCAGCATATGGAGCATTCCGGTCAAGATCTGAGCTATCTGGATCAGGAGACGAACGAGAAATGTGTGCCTTACTGCATCGAGCCATCGCTTGGTGCGGACCGTGTCACGCTGGCGTTCCTGATCAACTCCTTCGAGGAGCAGAAGCTGGAAGGCGATGACAGCCGTACCGTCCTTCACCTGCACCCGGCTCTGGCGCCGTATAAGGCAGCGATCTTCCCGTTGTCGAAGAAGCTGTCTGAAGGCGCGCACAAGGTGTTCGCAGACCTCGCCAAGCATTACCTCGTCGATTACGATGAGACGGGCTCGATCGGCAAGCGTTACCGCCGTCACGACGAGATCGGTACGCCGTTCTGCATTACGTTCGACTTCGAGTCGGAGCAGGATGGACAAGTTACGGTGCGCGACCGCGATACGATGGAGCAGACCCGGATGCCGATCAGCGAGCTGAAGACGTTCCTCGATAGCAAGATCGAATTTTAA
- a CDS encoding 5'-methylthioadenosine/adenosylhomocysteine nucleosidase, with protein MGYQKLGVIGAMKEEIEMFHAHLQDTQETVKAGITFVEGTLHGQRIVLCRSGVGKVNAAVTTQLLIDTFGVEAIVFTGVAGAVDPALNVGDLVVSTDLMQHDVDVTALGFPRGTIPYQESSVFTANKELRELAAAVSREKFEGRVLEGRILSGDQFIASREVVSTLHSELQGACVEMEGAAVAQVCTMNEVPFVVIRSMSDKADGSAHVNFAEFTQLASEHSFQIVDGMLLRLQA; from the coding sequence TTGGGTTATCAGAAGTTAGGTGTTATTGGTGCGATGAAGGAAGAAATTGAAATGTTCCACGCGCACCTGCAGGATACGCAGGAAACGGTGAAGGCCGGCATCACGTTCGTGGAAGGAACGCTGCATGGACAGCGGATCGTGCTGTGCCGCTCTGGCGTAGGCAAGGTGAACGCGGCAGTAACGACGCAGCTGCTGATTGATACGTTCGGCGTGGAAGCGATCGTATTCACGGGGGTAGCCGGTGCGGTAGACCCCGCGCTGAACGTTGGCGATCTGGTCGTGTCTACTGATCTGATGCAGCATGATGTAGACGTGACAGCGCTCGGCTTCCCGCGCGGCACGATACCTTATCAGGAGTCGTCCGTCTTCACGGCGAACAAGGAGCTGCGTGAGCTTGCGGCTGCCGTTAGCCGGGAGAAGTTCGAGGGCCGCGTGCTCGAGGGGCGCATCCTGTCCGGTGATCAGTTCATCGCGAGCCGCGAGGTCGTCAGCACCTTGCACAGCGAGCTGCAGGGCGCTTGCGTCGAGATGGAGGGCGCGGCGGTCGCGCAAGTATGCACGATGAACGAGGTTCCGTTCGTCGTCATTCGTTCGATGTCGGACAAGGCGGACGGGTCGGCGCATGTTAATTTTGCCGAGTTCACGCAGCTGGCTTCCGAGCATTCGTTCCAGATCGTGGACGGGATGCTTCTAAGGCTGCAGGCTTAG
- the ccpA gene encoding catabolite control protein A, giving the protein MAVTVTIYDVAREAGVSMATVSRVVNNNPNVKPQTRKKVFEAIERLGYRPNAVARGLASKKTTTVGVVIPDISNSIFSEVARGIEDIANMYHYNIILCNADKKKEKEIRVINTLLEKQVDGLLFMGGTVTEEHVQAFKTASVPVVLCATADEQRLIPSVDIDHEKAAYDAVSLLLSQGHRDIAMISGHLQDPANGYARYQGYKKAMEDGGVELREEYVRVGNYRYESGMDVTKHFIELENRPTAIFAATDEMAIGAIHTLQDSGLKVPDDMSVISVDNIRMASMVRPQLTTVAMPMYDIGAVAMRLLTKLMNKETKDAAEQSQQVVLPHEVIHRNSVAHR; this is encoded by the coding sequence ATGGCCGTGACTGTGACAATTTATGATGTAGCCAGAGAAGCAGGCGTTTCCATGGCAACCGTCTCGAGGGTTGTCAATAACAACCCGAATGTAAAGCCACAAACACGCAAAAAAGTGTTCGAAGCGATTGAACGGCTTGGTTATCGTCCGAATGCGGTTGCGCGTGGGCTTGCGAGCAAAAAGACGACGACCGTGGGCGTGGTCATTCCCGATATTTCGAATTCGATTTTCTCAGAAGTTGCACGAGGCATTGAAGATATTGCGAATATGTATCATTATAATATCATCCTCTGTAATGCCGACAAGAAGAAGGAAAAAGAAATCCGCGTCATTAACACGCTGCTGGAGAAGCAGGTGGATGGTCTGCTCTTCATGGGCGGTACTGTAACCGAGGAGCATGTACAAGCATTCAAGACGGCATCGGTGCCGGTCGTATTGTGTGCGACAGCCGATGAGCAGCGACTGATCCCATCTGTCGATATTGACCATGAGAAGGCCGCTTACGACGCTGTCTCGTTGCTCCTATCTCAGGGACACCGTGACATCGCGATGATTTCCGGCCACCTTCAGGATCCGGCCAACGGGTATGCCCGGTATCAGGGCTACAAGAAGGCGATGGAGGACGGCGGTGTGGAGCTCCGTGAGGAATATGTACGCGTAGGCAATTACCGTTACGAGTCGGGTATGGACGTGACGAAGCATTTCATTGAGCTTGAGAATCGTCCGACTGCGATCTTCGCAGCTACGGACGAGATGGCGATCGGTGCTATACATACGTTGCAGGACAGCGGCTTGAAGGTGCCTGACGATATGTCGGTCATCAGTGTCGACAACATTCGCATGGCTTCGATGGTTCGTCCACAGCTGACGACTGTTGCAATGCCGATGTACGATATCGGAGCGGTAGCGATGCGCCTGCTCACGAAGCTGATGAACAAGGAAACGAAGGATGCAGCCGAGCAGTCCCAGCAAGTTGTTTTGCCGCATGAAGTCATTCATAGAAATTCAGTGGCTCATCGTTGA
- a CDS encoding VanZ family protein produces the protein MNSSKWLRWLPSILWMAAIFYFSSRTGGDLGGWLDAIQRWIPMMAGFDWGHFVSYFILALTYLWGLRPTVVSWAVKGLVVLLCLLYGVSDELHQAFVPGRTPDVYDLRNDTIGAVLAMLVCSVPAVRRFFEPKR, from the coding sequence ATGAACTCGAGCAAATGGTTACGTTGGCTGCCCTCCATCCTGTGGATGGCAGCTATTTTTTATTTCTCGTCGCGTACGGGCGGCGATCTGGGCGGCTGGCTCGATGCGATCCAGCGCTGGATTCCGATGATGGCCGGGTTCGATTGGGGCCACTTCGTCTCGTACTTTATACTTGCGCTGACGTACTTGTGGGGGCTGCGACCAACAGTCGTTAGCTGGGCAGTGAAGGGACTGGTCGTCCTTCTGTGCCTGTTGTACGGTGTATCCGATGAGCTGCATCAAGCGTTCGTGCCGGGGCGGACGCCTGATGTGTATGACCTGCGCAACGATACGATCGGTGCTGTGCTGGCGATGCTCGTCTGCTCCGTGCCCGCGGTGAGGCGCTTCTTCGAGCCTAAGCGCTGA
- a CDS encoding type 1 glutamine amidotransferase domain-containing protein — protein sequence MELKGYKVLAFVDEEFEDLEMWYPVLRLREAGAEVHLAGPKKDHSYIGKYGVPLKTDYALDEVQASDYIGLYVPGGWAPDKLRRYESVLRLTREFHEAEKPIAHICHAGWVLASAKICKGYTMTSTPGIKDDLENAGAIWIDEEAVVDRNIVSGRRPPDLPAFTKLFVDVLAKYIQK from the coding sequence ATGGAGCTGAAGGGCTATAAGGTGCTCGCCTTTGTCGATGAAGAGTTCGAGGATTTGGAAATGTGGTATCCGGTGCTCAGGCTGCGCGAGGCAGGCGCAGAGGTGCATCTGGCTGGGCCGAAGAAGGATCATTCCTACATCGGCAAGTATGGGGTGCCACTGAAGACGGATTATGCGCTGGATGAGGTGCAAGCGTCCGATTACATCGGCTTGTATGTGCCGGGCGGCTGGGCGCCGGACAAGCTTCGCCGCTACGAGTCGGTGCTGCGGCTGACACGTGAGTTTCATGAGGCGGAGAAGCCGATCGCGCACATCTGTCATGCAGGCTGGGTGCTCGCCTCTGCGAAAATATGCAAGGGCTATACGATGACGTCCACACCGGGCATCAAGGATGACCTTGAGAATGCAGGCGCGATCTGGATCGATGAGGAGGCGGTGGTCGACCGCAACATCGTATCTGGCCGCAGACCGCCAGACCTTCCTGCGTTCACGAAGCTGTTCGTCGACGTGCTGGCGAAATATATTCAGAAATAA
- the ptsP gene encoding phosphoenolpyruvate--protein phosphotransferase, protein MVRGIGASSGIAMGKAFVIPTWEWDFPDKLIDVTDLAYEFERLYDGIRSSKDEIRQIKEEFVNVLGEEQTQIFDAHLAILEDPVFMNEVQGIMQRQYKAAEVAVKETIEKFVNMFDLLDDGYMKERALDIKDVGNRLLKHLLGALEETLPPKDEPYVLVAKELIPSQMVHLDVNQTLGLVTMMGGKTSHVAIMARAMGVPYVVGLEEHLATPIQTGDFLIIDGDEGIVYINPSETVVKHYLKLKESWRQEQDQLMQLADLPSQTMDGLSYNLAANISSIKELEQAIVKGASGVGLFRTEFLYMNRATFPGEEEQYEVYKEAAEKLAGKPLVIRTLDVGGDKHLDYLELPEEENPSLGYRAIRIMLDRTDLFKTQLRAIVRSSSYGCIKIMYPMISSLEELRRANEVLQEVKEELRQEGASFKDDIPVGIMIELPAAVMISDLLAQEVDFFSIGTNDLVQYVLAVDRMNEHVAHLYDPYHPSILRMLKMTVDNARKQGIQVSVCGEIAGDVRALPLWIALGITDLSMSVASILRVKSRLIQSLSTDASNMWKQLSACTSSVRVLEVLEHYAQNEAVSPERLRDVNESGGANLDVPRSTSSCM, encoded by the coding sequence TTGGTTAGGGGGATAGGAGCTTCATCCGGCATTGCGATGGGCAAGGCTTTCGTCATTCCGACCTGGGAGTGGGACTTTCCCGATAAGCTGATTGATGTTACGGACTTGGCCTACGAATTCGAAAGGCTGTATGACGGCATACGCAGCTCGAAGGACGAAATCCGGCAAATTAAAGAAGAATTCGTCAACGTCCTTGGCGAGGAGCAGACACAAATATTCGACGCACATCTGGCCATTCTGGAGGACCCTGTCTTCATGAACGAGGTGCAGGGTATCATGCAGCGGCAGTACAAGGCTGCGGAGGTTGCGGTCAAGGAGACGATCGAGAAGTTCGTCAACATGTTCGACCTGCTGGACGACGGGTATATGAAGGAGCGTGCGCTCGATATTAAGGATGTCGGCAACCGACTGCTGAAGCATCTGCTCGGCGCGCTGGAGGAGACATTGCCACCGAAGGATGAGCCGTATGTGCTCGTCGCGAAGGAGCTTATTCCGTCGCAGATGGTGCATCTGGATGTGAACCAGACGTTAGGCCTTGTTACGATGATGGGTGGCAAAACGTCGCATGTCGCCATCATGGCGCGTGCAATGGGCGTTCCGTATGTGGTCGGGCTAGAGGAGCATCTGGCAACGCCGATTCAGACCGGGGACTTCCTCATTATCGACGGAGACGAAGGAATCGTCTATATTAATCCTTCAGAGACGGTCGTCAAGCATTACTTGAAGCTGAAGGAGAGCTGGAGGCAGGAGCAGGATCAGCTGATGCAGCTAGCAGACCTGCCTTCGCAGACGATGGATGGACTCAGCTACAATTTAGCTGCGAACATCAGCTCGATCAAGGAGCTGGAGCAGGCGATCGTGAAGGGAGCGAGCGGCGTCGGACTGTTCCGGACCGAGTTCCTGTACATGAACCGCGCCACCTTCCCGGGCGAGGAGGAGCAGTACGAGGTGTATAAGGAGGCGGCGGAGAAGCTTGCAGGCAAGCCGCTCGTCATCCGTACGCTGGATGTGGGCGGTGACAAGCATCTCGATTATCTGGAGCTTCCGGAGGAGGAGAATCCGTCGCTCGGTTATCGAGCCATTCGGATTATGCTTGACCGTACCGATCTGTTCAAGACACAGCTTCGCGCCATTGTCAGGTCAAGCTCGTACGGATGCATTAAGATCATGTATCCGATGATCTCGTCGCTTGAGGAGCTTCGCAGAGCCAATGAGGTACTGCAGGAGGTGAAGGAGGAGCTTCGACAAGAGGGTGCTTCCTTCAAGGATGATATTCCGGTCGGCATTATGATCGAGCTGCCAGCTGCCGTCATGATCTCCGACCTGCTGGCGCAGGAGGTTGACTTCTTCAGTATTGGGACGAACGATCTGGTGCAGTATGTGCTGGCGGTCGACCGGATGAACGAGCATGTCGCTCACCTCTATGACCCTTACCACCCGTCTATACTTCGCATGCTGAAGATGACGGTGGATAATGCTCGCAAGCAAGGAATTCAGGTAAGTGTATGCGGTGAAATCGCAGGTGATGTGCGTGCGCTTCCTCTCTGGATCGCCCTCGGCATCACTGACCTGAGTATGTCCGTTGCGTCCATATTGCGGGTGAAGAGCCGACTTATTCAAAGCTTGTCTACGGATGCATCGAACATGTGGAAGCAGCTGTCAGCCTGTACGAGCAGCGTGCGTGTGCTTGAGGTGCTGGAGCATTATGCGCAGAACGAGGCTGTGAGCCCCGAGCGACTGCGGGACGTGAACGAGAGCGGAGGGGCGAACCTTGATGTTCCCCGTTCGACGAGCAGTTGTATGTAA
- a CDS encoding glucose PTS transporter subunit IIA, translating into MNWMGNLQQLGRSLMLPTITLPVAAILIRLGTLPWEQANMGHIGEMLMAFGTTIFTYLPLIFAVGVALGLTESAGMAGLSALIGHFMFSETLQRYLGETFQLGVPGGILIGLLAAIIYHRVKHIQLPEAIQFFGGPRLVPIFMGPAVFVLTMVMFKLGPLLNLAMQQLTEVLLGMGGFGTFLYGIIHRLLVPSGLHHVFNNFFWFQLGSYENNGQPVFGDLPRYFAGDPTAGIYMAGLYPIMMFALPAIAIAIIHEAREDLKPKVRTTFLTAAFACFLTGVTEPIEFAFLFVAPYLFIVHAILSGLSMWIAYSLGIHHGFSHSAGAIDYLINLHLSTNGLLLIPVGLAYGAFYYVLFRWAIRRFRLPTPGREEGSHLEEWAGDIPYRSPLILEALGGKNNIKSIEACITRLRLTLVNDKQMDTAALKHLGAAGVIHLGGGNVQVVFGTYSELIREEINKVLRKDIHQVLFSSPMQGRMIALEDVPDKIFAGKIVGNGVAFIPEKGELVAPIAGKIIHLYPTLHALGIETEHGLQVLLHIGIDTAQLQGKYFTAYVKEGDEVEAGQLLVRFNLQKVKKGCKSLATPMVITNAETVKSWSFAPYKAVKKGQASVMSVVVKDTVTPGTRGGNVFG; encoded by the coding sequence TTGAACTGGATGGGTAATTTACAGCAGCTAGGTAGGTCGCTTATGCTTCCGACCATCACGCTTCCTGTAGCGGCAATATTGATTCGGCTTGGCACCCTGCCTTGGGAGCAGGCGAATATGGGGCATATCGGCGAGATGCTGATGGCGTTCGGCACGACCATCTTTACATACTTACCGCTGATCTTCGCGGTCGGCGTGGCGCTAGGCTTGACTGAGAGCGCTGGCATGGCAGGGCTGTCTGCGCTGATCGGTCACTTCATGTTCTCGGAGACGCTGCAGCGTTATCTAGGTGAAACGTTCCAGCTTGGCGTTCCCGGCGGTATATTGATCGGGCTCCTCGCTGCAATAATCTACCACCGGGTGAAACATATCCAGCTGCCGGAGGCCATACAATTTTTCGGAGGGCCGCGTCTCGTTCCGATCTTCATGGGGCCGGCTGTATTCGTACTCACAATGGTGATGTTCAAGCTCGGCCCGCTGCTTAATCTGGCCATGCAGCAGCTGACAGAAGTGCTGCTCGGTATGGGCGGCTTCGGAACATTCCTATATGGCATTATTCATCGGTTGCTCGTGCCATCTGGACTGCATCATGTATTCAACAACTTCTTCTGGTTCCAGCTCGGCAGCTATGAGAATAACGGACAGCCGGTGTTCGGTGATCTTCCGCGATATTTCGCCGGAGATCCGACAGCAGGCATCTATATGGCAGGCTTATATCCGATCATGATGTTCGCCCTGCCAGCGATTGCCATCGCGATCATCCATGAGGCGAGGGAGGACCTGAAGCCGAAGGTGCGTACGACGTTTCTCACAGCGGCGTTCGCCTGCTTCTTGACGGGAGTGACGGAGCCGATTGAGTTTGCGTTCTTGTTCGTGGCGCCTTACTTGTTCATCGTGCATGCGATCTTGTCTGGCTTGTCGATGTGGATTGCATATTCACTTGGCATTCATCACGGCTTCTCGCATTCGGCAGGGGCGATCGACTACTTGATTAATTTGCATCTGTCCACGAACGGGCTGCTGCTCATCCCTGTCGGTCTCGCGTACGGCGCCTTCTACTATGTGCTGTTCCGCTGGGCGATTCGCAGATTCAGGCTGCCAACACCCGGCCGCGAGGAGGGCTCACACCTGGAGGAGTGGGCCGGCGATATTCCGTACCGATCTCCGCTCATTCTGGAGGCGCTCGGCGGCAAGAACAATATCAAGAGCATCGAGGCGTGTATTACCCGCTTGCGTCTGACGCTCGTGAACGACAAGCAGATGGACACGGCGGCGCTGAAGCACCTCGGGGCGGCGGGCGTTATCCATCTGGGCGGCGGCAATGTGCAGGTCGTATTCGGCACCTACTCCGAGCTGATCCGCGAGGAGATCAACAAGGTGCTGCGCAAGGACATTCATCAAGTGCTGTTCAGCTCGCCGATGCAAGGGCGTATGATTGCGCTGGAGGATGTGCCGGATAAAATATTCGCAGGCAAAATCGTCGGCAACGGCGTCGCCTTCATCCCGGAGAAGGGGGAGCTCGTAGCCCCGATTGCCGGGAAAATTATTCATCTGTATCCGACGCTGCATGCGCTCGGCATCGAAACGGAGCATGGCCTTCAGGTGCTGCTACATATCGGCATCGATACGGCGCAGCTTCAGGGTAAATATTTCACCGCCTACGTGAAGGAGGGCGACGAGGTAGAAGCCGGTCAGCTGCTCGTGCGCTTCAACCTGCAGAAGGTGAAGAAGGGCTGCAAGTCGCTCGCAACGCCGATGGTCATTACGAACGCGGAGACGGTGAAGTCGTGGAGCTTCGCACCTTATAAGGCGGTCAAGAAGGGGCAGGCGTCCGTCATGTCGGTCGTAGTCAAAGATACCGTCACACCAGGCACAAGGGGAGGGAACGTTTTTGGTTAG